The following are encoded together in the Candidatus Zixiibacteriota bacterium genome:
- a CDS encoding PBP1A family penicillin-binding protein encodes MAKSINQRSFHSHRWRNSILVLLALSVVFAIVVGYRTYAIYQTDLPSFEALHNIEPSLTTKIYDRNGILLKEFFTENRALTPFAQMPPHLIDMLMASEDHEFYDHWGINVRRVAIVASTNLLKLRLAAGASTVTQQLARMLFLTRERTFERKIKEALTAIKLERTYSKDEILEMYLNQYYFSRGAYGVAAAARLFFSKDVSELNLNDCAILIGVLKAPNINSPFNNPDKALRARNRVLFSYFSWGKMTRTMYDSLKAEALEIRPPEEEIGTAPYFTETVRQYLRDNYGEDTLYAGGLKVYTSLDIGLQKAAEAAVARKVDTLRARIERKYDLKNPTYTMFMPDTADEYGDSIRVYRKIQGALISIDNSNGDVLAMVGGRDFEESEFNRSVQSNLQPGSSFKPFIYTACIDNGFRTTEIIDDNPIVLDIPGSKEWRPHNFDYKFRGPITLRTGLQHSRNLVAIKLILKIHPEEAIFYARRMGITTDLAAVPSLAIGVGEVKLIELVSAYSVFPNQGIHIPPRLVHKIVDRYGAVLEDNSAIKREEVLSPQTAYIMVDLMRSVVDSGTGRGARWRGFSRPAGGKTGTTDNFCDNWFVGYTPQITTGCWVGFDKKISLGRGQDGAKNGVPVWTEYMIAAHDSLTTETFEEPDGIVHLEVCLESGELATDRCIEVRDEIFTDDNQPSADCHLHPSAGMDISSNEDDFTPEDTTEERTHF; translated from the coding sequence ATGGCAAAATCGATAAATCAACGCAGCTTCCATAGCCACCGGTGGCGCAATTCTATACTTGTGCTGTTGGCCCTGTCGGTGGTCTTCGCCATCGTTGTGGGCTACCGCACTTATGCCATCTACCAGACCGACCTGCCGTCGTTCGAGGCCCTTCACAATATCGAACCGAGTCTGACGACCAAAATATATGATCGCAACGGTATTCTGTTAAAGGAGTTCTTCACCGAAAACCGCGCCTTGACGCCTTTTGCTCAAATGCCGCCGCATCTGATCGACATGCTGATGGCTTCTGAGGATCACGAATTCTACGATCATTGGGGAATAAATGTTCGGCGTGTGGCCATTGTAGCCAGCACCAATTTGCTAAAACTACGTCTGGCGGCCGGCGCCTCGACCGTCACGCAACAGTTGGCCCGGATGCTGTTTCTGACCCGCGAACGGACTTTCGAACGCAAAATCAAAGAAGCACTCACGGCCATCAAGCTGGAGCGAACCTACTCTAAGGATGAGATACTCGAAATGTATCTCAACCAGTACTATTTCAGCCGAGGCGCCTATGGTGTGGCGGCAGCGGCCCGGCTGTTTTTCTCCAAAGACGTATCCGAACTCAACCTTAATGACTGCGCCATCCTGATCGGCGTGCTCAAAGCGCCCAACATCAATTCCCCATTTAACAATCCGGACAAAGCGTTGCGGGCGCGCAACCGCGTACTCTTTTCGTATTTCTCATGGGGAAAGATGACTCGCACCATGTACGACTCGTTGAAAGCCGAAGCGCTTGAGATTCGTCCTCCGGAAGAAGAGATAGGTACCGCCCCCTATTTTACGGAAACGGTGCGGCAGTATCTGCGCGACAATTACGGCGAAGATACTCTCTACGCCGGTGGTTTGAAAGTGTACACGTCACTGGATATAGGTTTACAAAAAGCGGCCGAGGCCGCCGTGGCCAGAAAGGTCGACACCCTGCGGGCGCGGATAGAACGCAAGTATGATCTGAAAAACCCCACCTATACAATGTTCATGCCGGATACGGCCGACGAGTACGGCGACTCGATTCGCGTGTACCGAAAAATCCAGGGCGCCTTAATTTCCATTGACAACAGCAATGGCGATGTGCTGGCTATGGTCGGCGGCCGTGATTTCGAAGAGAGCGAGTTCAACCGCTCGGTTCAGTCCAACCTGCAACCCGGCTCCAGTTTCAAGCCGTTCATTTACACCGCCTGTATCGACAACGGTTTCAGAACTACCGAGATCATCGACGATAATCCCATCGTGCTGGATATCCCCGGTTCCAAGGAATGGCGCCCGCATAACTTCGACTACAAGTTCAGAGGGCCTATCACTCTTCGTACCGGCTTGCAGCATTCTCGAAATCTGGTCGCCATCAAACTGATTTTGAAAATCCATCCGGAGGAGGCTATCTTCTATGCCCGGCGCATGGGCATCACCACCGATCTGGCCGCCGTTCCTTCGTTGGCCATAGGCGTGGGGGAAGTCAAGCTGATCGAGCTGGTCTCAGCCTACTCTGTTTTTCCGAATCAAGGTATCCATATTCCTCCGCGACTGGTACACAAGATTGTCGATCGATACGGCGCCGTCCTCGAAGACAACTCGGCCATCAAAAGAGAGGAAGTGCTATCGCCCCAGACGGCTTATATAATGGTCGACCTTATGCGTTCGGTGGTTGATTCCGGAACCGGACGCGGCGCCCGCTGGCGCGGCTTTAGCCGACCAGCCGGCGGCAAAACCGGGACCACTGATAACTTCTGCGACAACTGGTTTGTTGGCTACACACCGCAGATCACGACCGGGTGCTGGGTTGGGTTCGACAAGAAAATCTCGCTGGGTCGTGGTCAGGATGGCGCCAAGAACGGGGTCCCGGTGTGGACGGAGTACATGATCGCCGCCCACGACTCGCTTACGACGGAGACATTCGAGGAACCCGACGGCATCGTGCACCTGGAGGTTTGCCTTGAGTCGGGTGAGTTGGCCACCGACCGCTGTATTGAAGTGCGTGATGAAATCTTCACGGACGACAATCAACCGAGCGCCGACTGTCACTTGCATCCCTCGGCCGGTATGGACATCTCATCCAACGAAGACGACTTCACCCCGGAAGATACTACCGAAGAACGCACGCATTTCTAG
- the tyrS gene encoding tyrosine--tRNA ligase: MSEVSDLSAQTKSELEHQIKIISRGTVDMLPKGEFESRLVESIENNRPLRVKQGFDPTSPDIHLGHSVGIRKLRQFQDLGHQIVLIVGDYTGMVGDPSGVSATRPQLTYDDIMKNAETYQTQFFKILDKSKTEVRFNGDWFKKMDFLQVMGLAGKYTVARLLERDDFTKRMRRGVPISIHELFYPLMQGYDSVAIEADVEIGATEQTFNLLAARTIQEAFGIRAQLVLTMPILVGLDGEQKMSKSLGNYIGIDEPAREIFGKVMSIPDALIHSYYELASDVDADELAQIAERLKQPDVNPMEIKKQLGRRLVDMYHPEGSGSTALEEFERVFSQKELPDEIPEVTIQKLGELGIDPQKIYLVHLIAKCGLSKSNGEARKLMAAGAVTLDGEKVVDLDYEFALKSEVVLKVGKRRYLKILPK, from the coding sequence TTGTCCGAAGTATCAGATTTGTCAGCACAGACAAAGAGCGAACTTGAGCATCAAATCAAAATAATCAGTCGCGGCACGGTGGACATGTTGCCGAAAGGGGAGTTCGAGTCGCGGCTGGTAGAGTCTATCGAGAACAACCGCCCGCTTCGTGTCAAGCAGGGGTTCGATCCTACCTCGCCCGATATCCACCTGGGCCACAGTGTCGGTATTCGGAAGCTGAGGCAGTTTCAGGATTTGGGCCATCAGATTGTGCTGATAGTCGGCGATTACACCGGTATGGTGGGAGACCCGTCCGGGGTGTCGGCGACTCGTCCGCAACTGACCTATGATGATATCATGAAAAACGCCGAGACCTACCAGACGCAGTTTTTCAAAATTCTGGACAAGTCCAAAACCGAAGTACGCTTCAATGGCGACTGGTTCAAGAAGATGGACTTTCTTCAGGTGATGGGTCTGGCCGGAAAATATACCGTGGCTCGGCTGTTGGAGCGGGATGATTTTACCAAACGGATGCGGCGGGGGGTACCGATTTCGATCCATGAATTGTTCTATCCGCTCATGCAGGGATATGATTCGGTAGCTATTGAGGCCGACGTTGAAATCGGCGCGACCGAGCAAACATTCAATCTTCTGGCCGCGCGCACTATTCAGGAAGCGTTCGGAATCAGAGCACAACTGGTTCTGACCATGCCGATTCTGGTCGGCCTTGACGGTGAACAAAAGATGTCCAAATCGCTGGGTAACTACATCGGCATCGACGAACCGGCCCGCGAGATTTTCGGCAAGGTGATGTCGATACCCGATGCCTTGATTCATTCATACTACGAGTTGGCCTCCGATGTCGACGCGGACGAACTGGCTCAAATTGCTGAACGACTGAAGCAGCCGGACGTCAATCCGATGGAGATCAAAAAGCAACTCGGTCGGCGGCTGGTGGACATGTACCATCCAGAAGGGTCCGGGAGCACGGCCCTTGAGGAGTTCGAGCGGGTGTTTTCGCAGAAGGAGTTGCCGGATGAAATACCCGAGGTTACTATCCAGAAACTGGGCGAGCTGGGAATCGACCCTCAGAAGATATACCTGGTACACCTGATCGCCAAATGCGGTCTCTCCAAATCGAACGGCGAAGCGCGGAAACTGATGGCGGCCGGCGCTGTTACATTGGATGGCGAGAAGGTTGTCGACCTCGACTACGAATTCGCTCTTAAAAGCGAGGTCGTGCTGAAGGTCGGGAAAAGGCGGTATCTCAAGATTTTGCCAAAATGA
- a CDS encoding tetratricopeptide repeat protein has protein sequence MNCKAVVLVFLLGLLVLAGCSSKTVGVHPAAAESPQASTSTFQLSPDLDPERIDPRAFHYYANAVIFELAGHIPEAAEGYKRALQYHPDSYEIRYSFARMLMYLKNFVDIPEALEVIDPKDGDVYSLLATAYRSQGLEDSARWAYLHVVAQDSLDRRAYAHLASFYHNAGDMDSVLWAYHNMARLEPSDPALQYELGKMYAQRGDNERAREHLRKSIELEPTKRNILAFVRLADLYQITQQPDSASATLQAALAAAPDDLIINRYLANYYLELDSLHNALKYVSKLTELEPGDRSVKHRLGLIYFGLDSLSRSKAIFASLVETGEAVPANHFYLGRIAIMEEDFVQARDEFIEFTQLIDTVAQGWLDLGFTYSKLGQRENEIGAYQTGLARVREPEERTRMLFALGATYERAGEIDSSVSIFEELLVDSPDHAGAMNYLGYMLCDRGERLQYARTLIEKAVAQDPDNPAFLDSYGWVFYRLGEYSQALPHLKQAAELDNDPVILDHLGDTYKALNDLEQARQWWLKALQEDPDNEGIKKKLGQ, from the coding sequence GTGAATTGTAAAGCTGTAGTACTTGTATTTCTCTTGGGTCTTTTGGTCCTGGCCGGTTGCTCGTCAAAGACTGTCGGTGTGCATCCAGCCGCAGCGGAGTCTCCCCAGGCGAGCACGAGTACATTTCAGTTGAGCCCGGATTTGGACCCTGAGAGAATTGACCCGAGAGCATTTCACTACTATGCCAACGCTGTAATCTTCGAGTTGGCCGGGCATATTCCCGAAGCGGCCGAGGGCTACAAACGGGCGCTGCAGTATCATCCCGACTCATACGAGATCCGGTATTCGTTTGCACGGATGCTCATGTACCTAAAAAACTTTGTCGATATTCCGGAAGCGCTGGAGGTTATCGATCCAAAGGATGGCGATGTTTACAGCTTGCTGGCCACAGCTTACCGATCTCAGGGACTCGAAGATTCGGCCCGCTGGGCTTACTTGCATGTAGTTGCCCAGGACTCCCTCGACCGACGAGCTTACGCTCATCTGGCCTCATTCTACCATAATGCGGGCGACATGGACTCGGTACTCTGGGCCTATCACAATATGGCGCGCCTGGAGCCGTCTGATCCCGCTCTGCAATATGAACTGGGCAAAATGTACGCTCAACGCGGCGACAACGAACGTGCTCGGGAACACCTGAGGAAATCGATAGAACTGGAGCCGACCAAGCGCAACATTCTGGCCTTTGTGCGCCTGGCCGATTTGTATCAGATAACCCAGCAGCCCGACTCGGCCTCAGCCACATTGCAGGCGGCTCTTGCAGCGGCCCCGGACGACCTCATCATCAATCGTTACCTGGCCAACTACTACCTTGAACTGGACTCTCTGCATAATGCTCTTAAGTACGTAAGCAAGTTGACCGAGCTGGAGCCAGGTGATCGCTCGGTGAAACATCGCCTCGGCCTGATCTATTTCGGACTGGATTCGCTGAGCCGGTCCAAGGCGATCTTCGCCAGTTTGGTGGAGACAGGCGAAGCTGTGCCGGCCAATCACTTCTATCTGGGGCGCATAGCGATTATGGAGGAAGATTTCGTGCAGGCGCGCGACGAGTTTATCGAGTTTACCCAGTTGATTGACACGGTGGCGCAAGGCTGGCTGGACCTTGGTTTTACCTACTCCAAACTGGGGCAGAGGGAAAACGAAATCGGCGCCTACCAGACCGGGCTGGCTCGCGTGCGTGAGCCGGAGGAACGGACTCGCATGCTGTTTGCGCTGGGAGCAACTTATGAGCGAGCGGGTGAGATCGATTCCTCGGTCTCTATTTTCGAAGAACTGCTGGTCGACTCGCCGGATCATGCCGGGGCCATGAACTACCTGGGCTACATGCTGTGCGATCGTGGTGAGCGATTGCAGTATGCCCGTACTTTGATCGAGAAGGCTGTCGCTCAGGACCCTGACAACCCGGCTTTTCTGGACAGCTATGGCTGGGTGTTTTATCGGCTGGGGGAATACAGCCAGGCCCTGCCACATTTGAAACAGGCTGCCGAGCTTGACAATGATCCGGTAATTCTCGATCATCTGGGCGACACGTATAAAGCCCTGAACGATCTGGAACAGGCACGGCAATGGTGGCTCAAAGCGCTTCAGGAAGACCCCGACAACGAAGGCATCAAGAAGAAGCTCGGTCAATGA
- a CDS encoding Ig-like domain-containing protein — protein MNLTHRRILLSLLTSLSLLLLACADEMPPPGGEIDKTGPYLMGSEPLTGAVNVSGGNSVTLYFSERVKKPKTGQTIFISPRPTTPPQIKWRSDRVTITLVDSFETNQTYIISAGTQVKDLRGNQLDSALTVAFSTGPTIAKGRTAGLITNDKGQPQSGLLVGLYDRIGLSTASVIDSVYPSYVIPTNSEGLFRIGYLPEAEFRMIAFEDLNNNGRFNPAKEPFALPDRPIVIGGDSPIEDLMLTLQVTDTTSPEILAVSQSSDGLLRLRLSKPIELKQLHENPDRCILTSADSSRVIPALALLEAADVQASVINFHPGPVADGEYTLTLTYDGARSAIGFPGVMIEEVVDENPPELVDIQPDDRPGFARDVRIELAFSEPMDTSLFTPETFLLKQISDTLIPLNRVWLDPLRLRLDPDTLLSGGRYRLDITEFELADFAGNRLGDSARTHYFNVIDSDSVGSISGETVVSIAGKENDLLRLTFQKVGGRSFDVTTPVGAFMIDLPGGRYLLSGFIDSDKDSVKSAGSVDPYIPAETMALYPDTIAVRARFETAGIQFEFR, from the coding sequence ATGAATCTGACCCACCGTCGTATACTTCTCTCTCTATTGACATCGCTATCCCTATTGTTGCTGGCTTGTGCCGATGAGATGCCTCCGCCCGGCGGTGAGATCGACAAAACCGGACCTTACCTGATGGGTAGCGAACCATTAACGGGCGCGGTCAATGTATCCGGAGGCAATAGCGTTACCTTGTATTTCTCCGAACGTGTCAAAAAACCAAAGACCGGTCAGACGATCTTTATCTCGCCTCGCCCGACCACGCCGCCCCAAATAAAATGGCGCAGTGACCGGGTCACCATCACCCTGGTCGACAGTTTCGAAACCAACCAAACCTACATCATCTCGGCTGGCACCCAGGTGAAAGACCTGCGCGGCAACCAGCTCGACAGCGCTCTCACTGTTGCTTTCAGTACCGGCCCGACAATCGCCAAAGGTCGCACGGCCGGACTGATCACCAACGACAAGGGACAACCCCAAAGCGGACTGCTGGTGGGACTATATGATCGGATTGGACTCAGCACGGCGTCGGTGATTGACTCCGTTTACCCCTCCTATGTCATCCCGACCAACTCGGAAGGACTCTTCAGGATTGGATACCTGCCGGAGGCCGAGTTTCGCATGATCGCTTTCGAAGACCTGAACAACAATGGACGATTCAACCCAGCCAAAGAGCCGTTCGCGCTGCCGGATCGTCCGATTGTGATAGGCGGGGACAGTCCTATCGAGGACTTGATGCTCACCCTGCAAGTGACGGACACCACCTCGCCGGAGATTCTGGCCGTATCGCAATCGTCCGATGGACTTCTGCGGCTACGGCTTTCAAAACCGATTGAGTTGAAACAACTGCACGAGAATCCGGATCGATGCATCCTGACCTCGGCCGACAGTAGCCGGGTCATTCCTGCCCTGGCCTTGTTGGAAGCTGCCGATGTACAAGCGTCGGTGATCAATTTCCACCCGGGGCCGGTAGCCGACGGTGAGTATACATTGACCCTCACCTATGATGGCGCGCGGTCGGCCATAGGTTTCCCAGGTGTGATGATCGAGGAGGTAGTGGACGAGAATCCTCCCGAACTGGTCGATATCCAGCCGGATGACCGGCCGGGTTTTGCCCGGGATGTCAGGATCGAATTAGCGTTCTCCGAGCCGATGGATACCAGCCTGTTCACTCCTGAAACGTTTCTGCTTAAACAGATTTCGGATACCTTGATTCCGCTTAATCGGGTTTGGCTGGATCCGTTGAGATTAAGGCTGGACCCGGATACCCTGTTGAGTGGCGGTCGCTATCGACTTGACATCACCGAATTCGAGCTGGCCGACTTCGCCGGAAACCGGCTGGGTGACAGCGCACGCACACACTACTTCAATGTCATTGACTCAGACTCGGTGGGATCGATTTCCGGTGAGACCGTTGTATCGATAGCGGGTAAAGAAAACGATCTGCTGCGTCTGACTTTCCAGAAGGTCGGAGGACGCTCTTTCGACGTGACCACGCCGGTCGGCGCCTTCATGATCGATCTACCCGGCGGCAGGTATTTGTTGTCAGGGTTTATTGATAGTGATAAGGACAGTGTCAAGAGCGCAGGTTCGGTTGATCCCTACATACCGGCCGAAACGATGGCCCTCTATCCGGACACTATCGCCGTGCGGGCCCGATTTGAAACGGCCGGGATACAATTCGAGTTCAGGTAA
- a CDS encoding mechanosensitive ion channel family protein, with protein MYELIEKIPLPTNLQIVVALIAIVALTFLSAWLIRAMLSLIVGRLASRTKTDLDDKLFGGVKRHVHYLVYIIGAVALFNYLEHVSDDSLSGLFQAIDGVLYVLGVFVVAVMIIRLISTLLNWYATNIASKTETTLDDEFIPLADRGVKIVGYILALLVVLEHFSVDIMGLVAVLGVGSLAIALAAQETIANMIGGFVIMIDRPFRVGDRVRLDTGTTAVVNQIGIRSTKFRTFDNTLIIVPNAELMKSTVHNLSYPHPKLRVQIDVGVGYDSDMEKVRKVMLEEAHRHPVVIKDPPPSFYFLEFGDSSLNVSMRCWVADVSEQFRTASELREQVLNRFRQEEIEIPFPQRVVTMVPEETEPKERPARPIETHLKRQDRSGAGDSSVGDDD; from the coding sequence ATGTATGAACTAATCGAAAAGATACCACTGCCCACCAATCTGCAAATCGTGGTGGCCTTAATTGCAATAGTGGCGCTGACGTTTCTGTCGGCGTGGCTGATTCGCGCCATGTTGAGCCTGATAGTGGGACGCCTGGCCTCACGCACCAAGACCGATCTTGATGACAAGCTATTCGGCGGCGTCAAGCGTCATGTCCACTACTTGGTTTACATCATAGGCGCGGTGGCTCTGTTTAATTATCTGGAGCACGTTTCCGACGACAGCCTTTCGGGGCTGTTTCAGGCTATCGACGGCGTTCTGTATGTTCTTGGCGTCTTTGTCGTCGCCGTGATGATAATCCGGCTGATCTCAACTTTGTTGAACTGGTACGCCACCAATATTGCTTCCAAGACAGAGACAACACTCGATGATGAGTTTATTCCGTTGGCCGACCGCGGCGTCAAGATTGTCGGCTATATACTGGCTCTGTTGGTAGTTCTGGAACACTTCTCGGTCGATATAATGGGCCTGGTGGCGGTGCTCGGGGTGGGGTCGCTGGCAATTGCGCTGGCGGCTCAGGAGACTATAGCAAATATGATCGGCGGCTTTGTTATCATGATCGACCGTCCCTTCAGAGTGGGGGACAGGGTCCGTCTGGACACCGGAACAACCGCCGTGGTCAACCAGATAGGTATCCGCTCCACCAAGTTTCGCACATTCGACAACACTTTGATTATCGTTCCCAACGCGGAGCTGATGAAATCGACCGTTCACAATCTCAGCTACCCACATCCGAAACTGAGAGTTCAGATCGACGTCGGCGTCGGATATGACTCTGATATGGAAAAGGTCCGCAAGGTTATGCTCGAAGAAGCCCACCGGCATCCGGTCGTAATCAAGGACCCGCCGCCCAGTTTTTATTTCCTGGAATTCGGTGACTCCAGTCTCAACGTGTCCATGCGCTGTTGGGTGGCCGATGTGTCGGAACAGTTTCGCACCGCCTCCGAGTTGCGCGAACAGGTTCTCAACCGCTTCCGTCAGGAAGAAATCGAGATTCCTTTTCCCCAGCGCGTCGTTACCATGGTCCCCGAAGAAACCGAACCCAAAGAGCGACCGGCGCGACCCATCGAGACACATCTCAAGAGACAGGACCGCTCGGGAGCGGGGGACAGCTCAGTCGGCGACGACGATTGA